ACCACAGTTCAGCATGAAGCAAAGTCTATACAAATCATTTGCCCTCTGTCTCCAGTAGCCAGAAGCAAACTAACTGGTGTTGAACATGACATTTTCCTTACCACACAGGGCAAAGTCAGCAAAATTATGAGACTGTCTTCCTGTGTGCTGTTATGGTGTTTTCCTTAATAAACTAAGGCTGAGGGAGTGTTTACTACCCATCTGCTGTTGGTTTATTCTCAGTTATTGTAACTGGAGGAGGATTTCTAGCACAGTTAATAGCAAGGGGTGGAGGGGTTGCTTCTAATACAATAGTATCTGCACCCGTGTGCTTCGGTGTAGTGCGGACTGTGAATCTTAGCTCATGTTCAAATAAGATATGGACTTAAATACACTTTCCATGTCCTCCTAGACTTCTCACACCTTCAGTACTGGTGTATTTTCTTCAGTCGTTTGCGTGATATACtttctaagtgtgtgtgtgtgtgtgtgtgtgtgtgtgtgtgtgtgtgtgtgtgtgtgtgtgtgagagagagcaagcACCCATGTATCATCTGTTGTCATCTGGTTGTTTTTCTGTAACCTGTCTGTTTCACTGACCCATCAGATCTGTGTGTCTGACTTTGGGAAGGGCACTTTCTGAAAAGGAAGCTCTTGCTTCAGCACTTCATCGCATTTTCCTGCTTTTGGGctctttttcttatttctcttcTCAGAAGAAGCTTTCTGCCATAGTTTATGtgcacctctggctgtaggagAACATCATGTTATCTGCTGGCATTTTTTGGAGATGTTGCCTCTGAGAAagtttacttttaaatatttttctttttttgtgcaggGGACTCAATAAGCAAGGCTACCAGTGTAGAGGTATGTCTGAGACTTATTACATATACAGGAGTTCAGAATGGACATTTGGAAAGATTAAGAGCTCCAGTATACTGATAAAGAATTCCCCCTCATTTATCTTTCAAACTACAGAACTTCTTTAATTTTGGGCTAAGTTCTGTTTTTGTCACCCACATATTTGCCTAGATAATAACATTAATCATCAGTAATGCTTCCACTGCTAGCAGAATTTAAAATGGCTTCTGCTTTTTAGAATGCAATGCAGCTATTCACAAGAAATGCATCGACAAGATCATTGGCCGGTGTACTGGAACGGCAGCCAACAGCCGGGACACTGTGGTAAGTGTTACATTGCAGTACCTTTGTCTCAGTGGGGGTTACAGATGCGTCAACATCTTTGGCAGTATAAAACGTATGGAAGTAACGTAATCTTGAAGGAACAGGgttttttccctccttgttagtataaaaatgtagaaaCTTCCAAGATTTTTGTGATATCAGTTTCTCTTGTGATTTACAAACTCATTGAATCTTTAATGTCCTTCTGCATGAATATGacaattttctgttctttttctctgaaatatttGTTATAGAAATCTGGTATGCACCATTTCCTCTTTAAGATTCATGAATCATATACCAGAAGTCACTTATGTTCTTtcagtttctaaaaaaaagaaaaaaagaaaaaaaaggtttttaagcAGAGATGGGTGTAATATCTTTTCTCCACAGAAGTGTCATGTAGTAAGGGGCTGGctgaatggaaatgtaatgcTAGTTTGCTCAGTTTATTGTGCTGCTAAAAGGGAGTCAGCTGGTCTTAGAGCCACACAGAGATGATGGAGGTGATACCTGGAGGAGTCTTTTTGTCTCTGAGACCAGTTCAAGATTGTTGTGACAGGCCTCCTGTGTGCTTACAGTTCCAAAAGGAGCGCTTCAAGATTGACATGCCACACCGTTTCAAGACATACAACTACATGAGTCCCACGTTCTGTGACCACTGTGGAAGCCTGCTGTGGGGCCTGGTCAAACAGGGCCTTAAGTGTGAAGGTGCGTCTGAGTCGCATCACTGTGGTTGAACGCAGGGCTTGGACGTGGAGACAGGATCCAGGGTCCAGTATTGCAGTGCCTCCAGGAATGGAGTGCCTTTCAGAGCACACAGTGCAATTGCTTATGCCAGATATGCCACACTCCAAGTGCTTTCTCTGGCCATCTGTGGTGTTCTTCTTTTCATGTACTGTTGCTTTTTTCATACACACGCAGTGTCCCATGCACTGACTCCCTGTTGTCTTTCACTGCCCAACAGATTGTGCAATGAATGTCCACCACAAGTGCCAGACCAAGGTGGCCAACCTGTGTGGGATCAACCAGAAGTTGCTGGCTGAGGCCCTGAACCAAGTCAGCCAGGTGAGGGGTTCATAGAACAAATCACAGAAAAGGCTGTGAAAGGCAGCTATCTACCAACtcattcccttttttttttttttttttttttttgagctacTTGCATAGCAACAGTGTACTTTAAACAATTCAAGTCTTTTatacaaatgattaaatatgtttaatgttATCACCTCCCATCAAACCTAAAATCATCCACTGCCTTTAAGATGATGATGTACAATCATTGTATGGTCTGGAGGCTGTTGTATTTAGCTTTCTAAATGATGATAGTATTTTTTGGGCTGGCTGTAGATGGCAGGTTATCTGCTTTGGGGCTCTGTGAGGTTTTATCCAGGCTCTTTGTTTCTCCTTGGTACAAATATGGACAccctgcaaaaaagaaaatcttaaaATATCTGTTTTAGTCTCTGATGCCTCACATCTTCTAAGTGtttgaaagaaattaattgGTGGGCACCTATTTTTCTGACTTCAGTTGCAGATGAACCTTTTAACATTCAAACTCAGCAGAATACATGAACCCTTTTAGTGTGCTGTCAGATTCATCACAACtatttgtgtctgtgttgtgCATGAGCATGATTTGGTGTCCCTTCTCTTATCGCTCCTCACCTGTGTGTCCCTGAGGGTAGAAGCACATTATAGTGATGGTAAGAAGTGGAATGTGCACTGTTAAGTGCTTTGAGTGCAAATTGGCAGGTGGCTCACTGTGGTGGGAGATGCTTCCCCCAGTAGGAGCAAACTCTGTTTGCTTCAAGCCTACTCCACATTTTCTTTCTAGATAGTCTCTTGTCTACAAGTGTACTGTTCCCTCCCTTTGCTGCTCAAGCCCAGCCTGCCTGTTTTTCCCAGTGTATTGTAAAGGGTCTCAGCCTCTACTCTGCACACAGCACTCACTTTCTCGACCTCTCACATGGAAAGAGAGGAAAGAACTTGAAAAAGTTAGAAACGGAACTATTtgtctctgtttgtgtgtaataaaaGTTGTCTGTATTGTTTGCACTGTAATATGGGGTAACAGTGATGAACTATGTATTACCTagcttttgttcctttccctttatttttgatttttcttctcATCTTTAGAAATCCACGAGGCGCTCAGACCCCAACCTGACAGATATTGGAATCTACCAGCCCTTCGCCAAGAGCCCTGGCCTGGATGGTGAGATATGTCAACAGACAACGATGTGACTGAACACCACTCTAAGTATCACTTTGTTTTACTGAACTCAAACTGAGTGAAATAAGGtcaaatttctcattttcaaaATGGTAAGGCACTCCATTAAAGCCTTAATGAAAACATAACATTCCTTTTAAGATTCTTGCTGTTTAACTTAAATTTTACAAAAGAGCTCTACTTTTTTCTACTTTTGGTGCTGTACAAGATTTTAGAGGATGTGTTTAATGTTGGGTTATCCATGATCTCTTTGTAGAGGCTGGTGATGGTGATGTTTGGTCCATTTTGATCAAGTGTCTGGTCCTCTATGCGTTTTCCTACAGACAGTTCCCAATATGGGAAGCTTTGGGAGGGAACCAATCCCCGACAACAATCCCGAATCATGCACCAGACACGAGTAAATGTGGATGACTTTATCTTCCATAAGGTGCTGGGCAAGGGCAGCTTTGGTAAGGTAAGTGTGATAATGGTGGCTAATGTCTAGCTGCACCAAGTCTCAGTAGTTCACACACTGGTGTACCTGGTGCTTTAGACACAATGTTCTCTCTGTTCGGTATAGGTTCTGCTGGCAGAGCTGAAGGGACATGGTGAATACTTTGCAGTAAAGGCACTGAAGAAGGATGTAGTACTTATGGATGATGATGTGGAGTGCACCATGGTAGAGAAGAGAGTGCTGGCTCTAGCCTGGGACAATCCCTTCCTCACGCACCTATTCTGTGCCTTTCAAACAAAGGTAAATTCCTCTCACCAtccaggtctgtgtgtgtggtggaaaaACTCCATTGCAGGGTTACTAGCAGCAGTGCTCTTTGTACCCACAGGAACACTTGTTCTTTGTGATGGAGTACCTGAACGGGGGAGACTTAATGTTCCATATACAAGAAAAGGGACGCTTTGATCTGACTAGGGCCACGTGAGTACCAGACTTCTACACAGATAAAGTCCAACTCCCAGTCCCTACCTAAGCCTAGTTCACCCAGGAACTTAAAAAGCAATGATTTAGGCAAGCAGTTGAAGTTATACATGCTTGAACCAGTGAGCCCGATCTCTCGCTAGGCTATAGTATTTTGGAAGGTGGAGCTTGAGTTGGGAGAACTGTGTGGACTTTGTCCCTCAGAGCCACCAAGTCCAGCCACGGCCCATGTTCAGTCATAAGAGCTTAGCTCTGCTCCGGTATGACATGAGAAACACCATGTGAAATgaacacttttatttatttatttatttttttaaaaacttctttGCCTTTCGCATTACTGTTGTGACTGCTTTTcataagaaaaagaacaaagccGAAAGCAGTTTTGTCCTGAAGGAGTTAAGTAGTGTTTCTCTATAACTTCTGTAAAGCCTTTGTATACAACCGCTTATGAATGCCAGAAATGGGAAAGCTTTAGTTCCTTGACATTCACCCACAAGGAAGAGAAGTCTTTTATTATGAAACAAGATGTTGGCTCAAACACAAAGGCTCTCTGCAGAGACAATAACCTGTCTCTGCTTCTGCTGTCAACCAACTGGTTGGAGAGGGAGAGCGAACAGACCACCTGCTTCACTCTTCTCACTCTTTGTCCCACTGCCTTGACATTAAATATTAACCAGCTGCTCTGGAGTCCATACAgtgccagatggcaggaggaaaATCTCTGAGGTTTGGTTTCCTAATTGTTGTCATGTTGCTGATTGGTAAAATAGGGTAGTTTTGTATTCACTgactaaaaacataaaatatatgcccaagggagaggaaaaaaattgcaagaaCCTCCTTTTTCATCTTGGACAATCATGCCTTTCTTGTGCCTATAACGTGTGAAATGCAGTTAAGATTAGGAATGAGTACTGTGCCGACCTCTAGTGGGAGCCCTGTGAAATAAGTGCAGTCATTTATCGTTTTACTTGTAACCTGTTCATACATGTAGAAGTCCACTCCTTCATGCTTTTGTCTTTGTGACTGCTAATTTTTTACCGTTCCCTTTAAGTTGTCCTGACTGGTGACTTAGTGGAAGATGCAATATTACCTGTCCAGCAGGTGGATAATTGTGTGTTCATTAGCGGTGCTCAGGTTTCGTTGAGCCCATTGTTGTGAGCAGTCTCTCCTGTTCACCAGAGAGGAGAAATGTTTCCCATCAATTATTCAGGCTATGAGGCACAGACCTGGTGCTAACAGCAGCCCAGTcaattttctgttcttttcctcatgctgtattttaaatgaTCAGTCCCTGCCCATCTTTGCAGGTTCTACTCAGCTGAAATCATCTGTGGGCTACAATTTCTTCACTCCAAAGGAATCATCTACCGGTAAAACAAGCAGATCTTGCAGTATTTACTATCTGAATGTAAACTATGCGCCCAAACACTCCTGGCAAAGACACTCAGCTCTCATGACTAAAGGCTTCGGTGCATATAGTGTTTTAAGTAGTGTCCCTGTTAAATTCcagtgtaaacaaaaacaagttcAAGCTGCAAAAATAACTTGGAGATGTGCTTATAAACAATCAGTATTTTTTTAGGAAAACTCTCAAACTTATTCCTGTTGAGTTTCAGAGGAAGAACAATTACCTACTTTATTAAACTGAATAGAGTGCCTGATGAACACTGTGCTAtgcctgtgacctttgggaaGAGGAGCAGAGAATTTCTCTGCAATGTAGCTTTTGAGCATCCACAGTATACAATACAGCTTTATTAAACTGAATAGAAAGCTTTAAACAGTACATATGGTGTGTCTGACTCTGGGTTTTAATCTTCAGATGTTTTTAAGATTAACTTTATTCTTCACACTAACAGTGCCTTGGCAAATGTCTCCCTgttgtctgtctgcctgtcttacatttttcattttctgtgtctTCCTCTTTAGAGACTTGAAGCTGGACAATGTCATGCTGGACCGTGATGGACACATCAAGATAGCAGATTTTGGCATGTGCAAAGAGAATGTGTTTGGGGACAACCGTGCGACAACTTTCTGTGGGACCCCTGACTACATTGCTCCTGAGGTATGAAAACTAAGCTCTGACCTTCTACAGGTGGTCAGTAAAAATGATTGATACAATATGAACTATCTGTATCCTtgatgggggcatggtggtgcagcgggttttgccgggtcctgctctctggtgggtctgcggttcaagtcctgtttggggtgcttagcaacagactggtgtcccgtcctgggtgtgccactccccctccgaccttgcgccctgtgttattgggttaggctccggttcaccaagaccccgctcgggacaggtggtttcactgtgtgtgcgcgtggccTTGATATATCTTCTTTGTAGTCACTCTGTTCCAGCAACAATGTTAGTCACCTTGTCAATGATCCTGTTCACAGATCCTACTGGGACAGAAATACTCCTTCTCCGTGGACTGGTGGTCATTTGGCGTGCTCTTGTACGAGATGCTCATTGGGCAGTCACCCTTCCATGGGGATGACGAAGATGAGCTCTTTGAGTCCATTCGCATGGATACCCCACATTACCCTCGCTGGATCACCAAGGAGTCAAAGGACCTTTTGGAGAAGGTCTGTCTCGCGTGCTCTGCTGTCTTCTCTACATCTGTTATGTGTTTTAGTGTTAGTCTGGATAAGGTGGCCTTTAAGTTAATCAGCTGCCTGAGCGGTAGTCAGTGTAACAGCCATACACACATTAACAATGCACAGTCATTGCATCATGAAACAATGCCAGCATCCTCTTTTCACATGGTTTTATACGCTTGTTCCCTCCACCAAGCTGTTTGAACGTGACTCCACACGCCGACTTGGAGTTGTGGGAAACATCCGTGCTCATTCCTTCTTCAAGACCATTAACTGGTCTGTCCTGGAGAGGAGGGAGGTGGAGCCCCCCTTCAAGCCTAAAGTGGTAAATCCCATCATTTAACAATTATCTTTGGTTATGTGTTTTTGATGAAGGcagcttaaaaacaaaaagatgctGTCTGCAGAGACAGTGCAGATCTGATGAATATACTTTAAATCTTCACAGGAAAGCAGTGTTAAATCAGAATGTAATGCTTTTTCCGTAATGATACTGTTGACAAATAAGTCTGTTGTTCCTCTACCATTTGCTGTCTTCCTGacttgtctccccccccccttgttacAGAAAGCTCCAAATGATTGCAGCAACTTTGACCGAGAGTTTCTTAATGAGAAACCCCGCCTTTCTCACAGTGACAAAACATTTATTGACTCTATGGACCAGACTGCATTCACTGGCTTCTCTTTTATCAACCCTAAGATGGAGCACCTCATGGAGAAGTGAAGGATATTCTACAGCCTCATTGCAACACTCAACTAGTTTCAAGGGGGAAATGTGAAACCAGTGTTACGGTTGATCTGTCATGGTCTGTTCTCTCTTGTGATCAAGCTTcaattcagtaaaatatttagtgtACTGTATTGTCTGTTCTACCATACCTTGtgacgcgcgcgcacacgcacacacgcaccctTCCTGCTAGTGAAGATTAAGAAATTGGACATTGTACAGATAgttattattgtatgtttttttttaatgtctatCTGGGACTGTGTAAGGGGAGTCACTTCAAACAAGGCTCAAGCCATCATTAAGGTGTGTGCCTGGAATGCCCAAGACTACAAAGACCAACATCCCTGTTGTGCCTTTCTTTTGTGAATAAGTACAACATCCCAAAGCAGCTCCTGTCTTCTGTAATTTATGTCCTAGAACAAGTGAAACAAAATGGAGTTAAACTCCTTCAGAATCCAAAGACCGCGTTCAGATGATATACCCATATTCTGATCATGGTGGATCTGATCCTACTCAGTCTAAAATATTCAGACAGTGGTCACAGCCCGAGTCTGTGATTCAGCCAAGATCTAGCCAAAATACTGATTATTCCTGCTGgtaacaaatatgaaaattattattattattattattgtataatgTGAAACAATGTCATTGTATTTGCTAAGTTCCTGTAGTGATGTGCAGTACTCCCTGGGCTGTAGTTGGGCTGGTCATGGTCCTGTGGTGACTCTGGTGGTCAGGTCCTACTTTAGTGCTGAGTCTGAGAGTGGGAATCCAGGCTCCCTGCCTTGTATGATTCAGTTCCTGCACTTGTGAGTTAGTAAGTATATTTGTATGTTGCGTAACTTGAATGTAGTTATTTCAAAGAGGCGCAGTAAAACATTGTGTACATAGGtctaacatttattattatgatctGCATGTTTTTTACTGTCTTCATATTTTGCATCTTAATAAAAGTCAAACCATTCACTTTCACTGCCTCTGGTTACTACAAACAGTAATAGGTATTTACTTGTTACAGCAATAGCATAATGTTAAACGATATAATTGATGGTAATGTCACTGTGAAAGTAATCACAGGTTgtggtgaaaagaatgaaatggctttttttttttttttttttttttcttgggacATTGTTCTTGCGTTAAATTCTCCATCATGATTTCCCCATCCCATTGTGATTTCCAGTAACACCAATTTAGCGTTTTGTGGCTCAGTATCATTCGTAGCTCCCAATTGGTGGAATGTGTTGCTCAAATGAGGTACTTGCACCAAGACCAGCCACTTCAGATTGTACCTGTTGGATGATAGACTGATGATTTGATAACTGGCTCTCACTTTGCACTTGAAAGAGGTACATACCCTGACTTGACActtaaaaattaccttgctatATGAGTAAATTTGCATGTTAAGCCACTTCatagaaaagcaacagctaaatgattaaataactgTCGAGCAGTGAATAGCCTCTCCTTTAGATCGACAATATTTGTAAGGTCGTGGTAACTGTTCTTCATGTATATCCTATAATTAAACTGTTTTCTACTGTCTGAGCAGTGCTTACTAAACCTGTACTAAGTTGTAACCAGTGACACTGGTCTGTACACAACACTGTAATCGATACACTAACTTTCTTAGTCTAAGAGGGAGGTCGTAGGTCACCTTTGGTACAACTATTTATGCTTAAGATCATAGAGAACATTGGTGGTCTTTGTATCAGGTTGAGGGTTGAAAAACGGAACCGGTTCGATACCGGTTAGGCCCTCGTTGGTCCTTGCATCGTAGTGGCTCGTAGATGGGGTCCAgatcaatatgtttgtttatggaattgACTGAAGAGTACCAGGCCAACCAATCACGCccaagcttcaggcaatcccacccatcaaactacatataaaggaggaagcatccaacacaaatcacacagcttgcgcactgatgatgtcacctcgactggtgatgaaacgtttgcaacctaaatgccaaccTCGGTGAACAACCGGACACCTCAACTATTTGTATAATCGTGGTGAAAAACTGATGCTTAAGGGATAGATCCCTACAAGGTTgaagtttttttaatatatacttGTGCTTTAATTAGAGTGGAAGTACTACATGAACCGGTATGCTCTCCTGAAGTAGTTCA
Above is a genomic segment from Scleropages formosus chromosome 2, fSclFor1.1, whole genome shotgun sequence containing:
- the LOC108936999 gene encoding protein kinase C delta type-like — its product is MPPFLRIAFNAFDLGALPPLPDPPFCAIKMKESISTDRGKTLVQRKPTMYPAWKSSFDAHIYEGRVLQVVLMKTAEEPLSEVTVGVSVLAERCKKGNGRSEFWVDLQPTGKVMMAVQYFLEDSDTESKQSAKEEEAAMTLNRRRGAIKQAKVHNIKNHAFIATFFRQPTFCSVCREFVWGLNKQGYQCRECNAAIHKKCIDKIIGRCTGTAANSRDTVFQKERFKIDMPHRFKTYNYMSPTFCDHCGSLLWGLVKQGLKCEDCAMNVHHKCQTKVANLCGINQKLLAEALNQVSQKSTRRSDPNLTDIGIYQPFAKSPGLDDSSQYGKLWEGTNPRQQSRIMHQTRVNVDDFIFHKVLGKGSFGKVLLAELKGHGEYFAVKALKKDVVLMDDDVECTMVEKRVLALAWDNPFLTHLFCAFQTKEHLFFVMEYLNGGDLMFHIQEKGRFDLTRATFYSAEIICGLQFLHSKGIIYRDLKLDNVMLDRDGHIKIADFGMCKENVFGDNRATTFCGTPDYIAPEILLGQKYSFSVDWWSFGVLLYEMLIGQSPFHGDDEDELFESIRMDTPHYPRWITKESKDLLEKLFERDSTRRLGVVGNIRAHSFFKTINWSVLERREVEPPFKPKVKAPNDCSNFDREFLNEKPRLSHSDKTFIDSMDQTAFTGFSFINPKMEHLMEK